The Populus nigra chromosome 4, ddPopNigr1.1, whole genome shotgun sequence genome contains the following window.
ACAATCAACTCTCCGTCTGTTCCCTCAGCCTACGGATGGTACTCCTGACTGTTACGGCACTAGCAGTACTGTTATGAATTTGCAAAGCAAGCAATTAGAACCACTTTACAAGTCGATACAGAAATAATCAAGATTCAAAAGGTGAAGGAAATCTTACTTCAAAGTGTAAGCACCTCCAGCTTTCACTTTGCCACAATCCTTGCAACTCCAAATACCAACAGCCTTCCTCTTAACAGCGTACTACAATTATGAACATTTTACAAAATCAATGACATGTTCATGAAACCAGCAGGTTATGTTGAGAAACATGATGACTAGGCAAAGATCAGCAGTACTTTAAAAGAACACAGAGTGATTATGGTGGATCAATTACCTTGCCACAGAACTCGCAGAAGAACTTGCTGTGCTGACTGACCTCCATTTTCTTAATCTGTTTTCTCAAACTAGCACCATATCGGGTGCCTGCACCATGTACATTTTatattgataattatatttGCAACTTCTTTTCTAAATTAAGGACGACCTCATCAATATCAAATTCGCTTGTATGTATGGTAAGCTACTATAATCATGGaagcaattattttttgtcttcttttccaATTCATTTGACCCTTATCACATAAAAACACACAAGACAAAACTATGTTAAGAAAAGCATACCATACTTCCCGACAAT
Protein-coding sequences here:
- the LOC133691309 gene encoding large ribosomal subunit protein eL43-like; amino-acid sequence: MTKRTKKAGIVGKYGTRYGASLRKQIKKMEVSQHSKFFCEFCGKYAVKRKAVGIWSCKDCGKVKAGGAYTLNTASAVTVRSTIRRLREQTES